The Littorina saxatilis isolate snail1 linkage group LG1, US_GU_Lsax_2.0, whole genome shotgun sequence nucleotide sequence TTCTGAGGATAATTATCAAGCGATTAAAGAACAATTGAAAAGCTTGCCAGTGAGACAAATCTAAATGTCCGTGCCATGTTTGGCTTTGCACAACACGCAGAACAGACATTAATCTTAGCCTACttaaggggggtggggggggggaggggggcgttcGTTTGTGCGGTAAGTATTTTTAgttgatgtttgttttgtttttagtaaAGGACAGGAAGAAAAAGTGCTTCGGGTAATGTGGTGATATTGGGTAGCACATTACAATAGAGTAATGATGTTCCGTTAATAGatgaaggagaagaaaaaggaGAACATGATGAGGGTTAGGATGATGATTATGATCTTGGAGatgagaagaaggaggaggaagaggaggaggcaGGAGAAAGTAAATCGTCCAAGCTATATGTTGACCTACTCAAAGGTACACGGTGAAGATGTACCACGAATCTCACGAGCACGTGGAGAATCCTCATCGTGGTTTTCTCGGGCACACCGAAACCAAGGCCAGTCACCACAGCCCCCTCACCGTGAGATATTTTAATTGTCATAGCGCTTCGTACAACTAAACAGTATTTTGAcattacaccccccccccccccccccaaaagcaTTTATATATCAAAAGCAATGTTTCTACTGCAAATTGAAAACCAAATTGTACACAAAAGCAACACTGACGTAAGACAAGTATTCCTGGAGTCAGGTTACACATGCGCAGCTCAGCATCATGTACCGGTTCATACCAAGTCTCCTGTGATATTAAGTCTTTTAATATTTATCTTTGCTTTAGTAACCTTACTTATAAAGTTTCTTCAAATTAATTCTACATCAGAAAAAAACATGTTTAGTATGAGGTACTAGCTATTAAAAACAATTGTTGCACAAATAGGTGTATAAACATCTAAATATCAACGTGTTTGTAAGTAAATGTTgggtctgtctttttgtctgtctgtctgtctgtctgtctgtctgtctctctctttgtctctgttgctgtctctgtctctccctttctctctctctttctctctctctctcccctctctctctctctctctcgctctctctctcccctctctctttctctctctctctctctctctctctctctctctctctctctctctctctctctctctctatctgtcctgACGTTACTCATCATAAAAGGGGCGTTATCTGTAAAAACAAGGCAGTCTTCACCATTTTAACACATTCTTAAATAAACACCTGCTGTGCAGAAATCGCTCCTGGATCACTTGCGATCTAACAATGGCGTAACGCTGGTGCTGAGAGTGTTCGTGCTGGACAGCTTTGTGTCTTCATCCATCTCAACGGACTTCCTGAACAAGATTCGCCATGATCTGGACGTGGTGGACAGCGCTGGCTTCACTGCTGTCCTCCGCTTTTGCTACACGCTGACACTGGTAAGCAAGCTATGTGTATGTTCTTGGATGCGTATAGTTAGTAGCTCTTGGTATGGTGATTGTATTGTGTAAACTTATgttttgttcttatttttcaGAAATAGCCGTTTTACGATAGACAAAATAGGCTAATGTCTGAGCTAGTTTGTTAGATTGTGTGTTAGCAAGTTAAAATTACGTTCCAAAATCCAGAATCAAAAATACATGAAGGCAGGTTTAGTGAATGTTAAGTTAGTTATTGAGTTGATTTATTTAGTATGTTCTTAGTTATTTAGTTGCTCAGTAACTAAGAGGCTGTGATTCGTGTTGCTAAGTTGTTAACAGTTACAAATACCGCTCTGAAAATAAACTCCATAACAGACATTGTATCAGCTACTTACTACTATGTTCAAAAGCACAGTTACACATTCTGCTTATGCAAGCTCACGTTGTTCTGTTCGTTTAATTATTCTCAGAGGCAGCCCCCACCGTACGGTGATGCGAGCAAGAGCATGGTACTGCGTCACATCAGTCAGCTGAAGCCCATCTTCCATCAGTATGAACGGGTCATCACTTCCATTGAAGCTGGCTTCATCGGGACCTGGGGTAAGTGTTACGTACTCCAAGTTTAGTCAATGTAAACACGCTCCCTCGTCGCATTGTTGCACTTCCctcactaaaacaaaacaagacgtaTACACGTGTTCATGTGCTGTATTTGAAAATATTGTTGTCGTATTGTTCTCGATAGCAGCCTTCTCTTCGAATCCCATTCCAGTGAAATGTAGTTTTGGTCACATGGTCATCCTGCTGGATAATCTGTTCTACATACATTTAGTGTTTATTGATGACGACACAGCGTCAGTCATCATGCATGGCATAAACTGCAGATTCTTGTTTAAAATATGCATGTTCTAAGCAAGAATTGTTCATGCGGCGTGGAAGGAAAACGCCTTGAGATAGTATCCTGAGCCACACTGCCATGTAACATGCAATAAAGGCAGGTGCTCTTATAGCTCTTTCGGAGCCCTCTGAAACTTCGATGATCCCCTATCTATTTCAAAAGATTTTGATCGTATTTTGATCGTTATGTTGCATGTATtccaatgtatgtgtgtgcgtgtcatgACAGGACTGATTAGGCTAGCTGCCTGTTAAAACGTGTGTCTTTAAGGCAAAGTGCACCTTACAGTATCCATCAAAAACCACCTGGCAAGTTCTCATGTAAACTCCAGCTGCTTATATCGCTCATAGCATGCAGGGGGAGGGGTAGGAGGGGATCTTCAGTGTTACACTAACCCTCGTCCCTGACAACACAAATATTTACATCAAACAACTCTTCTAAACAGATCAAACATTCACCAGCTAATATGTAACCACATTTTCTCCGACTTCCATATCGAATCTGAGAATCCATAGATTGAGTAAATCGACACTTTATTGTGGAAAGTCGCGGTAATAGACCAGGCAGTTATGTCGCCATGTAAAAGTCAAGGGGAAGAACTGCACGAAGTTAAAATGTCGTACCGTCGAAAGGCGTTAACATTATTCACCAACACTTATTTCTTGTACACAAAATGATAGTGATCTGCATACCAGAAAACGGTTTATCTTAAAATAAAAAGATCTTGATACGAAAAACCAAGTACCAAGGTATCTCAAATTATCTATATAACATTTGTTTATTTCAGGCGAGTGGTACTATACGGACCATTTCGGAATGGCAAATTTCGACGCCCCCGGTCACGACCCCGCCACAGGACTGTCATCACAGGCACTGAGAGACCGCAAGGACGTTGTCCTGGCTCTGCTTCATGCTGCTCCTAAATCTATGTCAGTTCCACAGCGAATTAacagctgagagagagagagagagagagagagagagagagagagagagagagagagagagagagagagagagagagagagagagagagagagagagagagagagagagagagagagatagacatagAGAAGAGGCAAACAAAAAGGGGTTGTGAGATTTTGGAAAAAGGCAAGGAGATAAAATTCATAAATAACGGACATTTTGAATGTATCATATAGGCTCGTGCCAAAACGCAAAAAGTCGACATCACCTATGCAAATAATCGACTCTTTCATCAGCAAACCATTAACGTTGTGTGCACACCACGCAAGGAAAGTCCTGTAGAATCAATAGACCTGCCTTAAAACCGCTTTGACAAAAAGAGATGACTAGTCTCTATTTTCCCCATAATCCAAAACAAGAACAGCAAACTCTGAGTGAAGATTTGATATTTTTCTTGCAGCCAAATTCAGCTTCGCACCCCACAGCAGAAAATGCACGCAATTGGAACCGTGCCTGCAAAACGGCAGGACATGCAGAGTGGGAACGACAACGCAAGATCAGGTCAACATAATCTTCTTTCATTTAAATTTAGGTCTTTGGAACGTTTACACGGCTCTAGATGCGTTAACTacgccgtatatatatatatataaagttataatgagagcgctgctaaaaatgccaaaatgtgcactcgatcgcttgtacttttcaagaaaagttaaatatagaatgacgtcaagagcgagaatgcatagagattatacatgagcaagggagatcatcctttactctgtgtgtgtctccaccgcctacattccaactagtggaattttgaaagcagggagcacactagaggtaatggaagaggtggggggagggggtaagaattagatctagaaagaactcttcacagacagcctactggagaatcaaaccctttcggagccgattgcaacactgaacaagaataacCCGAGGAGAGTTCCACAACCTCAATGGATTGGGAATTCCCCGTAAGTGCATTTAAGGGCATTCTCATAGAGTGCTGAACCTGAAAAGGTCCGTTTTTGTTTAGCCAAGACTGCTACCGGTTTCGAGCTGAGAAGCTCTCATCAGGCAGTCTCTTGGCATAAAACAGAGAAGAACTCTCAAACTTCTATGCAAAAGAGAAAACCACATTTCTGCGGTAGGCCCTCTGCATAGACGACACTGTATGATAGTGTTCCTCGGGTTATTCTTCttatatataggttacaacacgagtggttttttatatggcttgtatttcagtcaagacccagcggatgaatatcatagggattcacgagcctctggcgagtgaatcccgatgatattcccgctgggtcttgactgaaatacaagccatataaaaaaacacgagtgttgtaaGCTGTATATCCCATGCGTACACCAAAGACAACGTGGACCACAATAAAGCACTGTAGTTGTCTGTGGTGTGTAAAATAGGTGAGCCAGCGAGGTGTGTTCCTCTTCACTACCCCATGCTATAGCCACGTCGCCGAAGAAATGAAGTGCAAACAAGTGCATCCGTAAATGTGTGTTAAATCTACATTCAAACCACTGTtcgatttgcttttgaatgcattttagtttcaagatagtaaagaaagcacacacaatgaaagTTTTCATTGAATCAAAGACAGTTTCGATTTAGGTTCTGAGTCCGTCCAAGGTCACAGTTTCAGGCTACCGTTGCCAACACCGGTTTGGTTAACTCGGATCCCAATTctagtttaatttttgtgttggaGTGTAGAATTGCGAAAATAAACTAACATTTTACTGAATAACTTCCTTTAGATTTAAGCAGTCATTTCATGTTCGTGAAATATATCTCTTAGTTAATTTGTTCGATCGTGCTTGCGTTAATCAACCCATACCGGTAGCGTCAATTCTGTCTAAAACGGTGTAATGGCTGCTCCTTGAAACTGCGTGTTGAATACCGTTTGGACTGATTTTACTCCATCAGGATGAAATACACGTTTGCTGAGCTCTTGGATACTTTCATATAACCATGAACTTACGTCAGTGTAAAGCAAAAAAGTTGGACATGCTCGAAAAATGGATGAAACAGCCTGTGCTGGATGACGAAGCGAAGCGGCCAGTCAAAAAGGTACACTCGTAACAGTGCATCTTTGCTTGTTGGaacacacggaggaagggaggttaCTCTAGCTTCACCTCAAATGAACAGCGAGGTTCGTTTGCTGTCACTATCAGTTGATTCTtcgcttttgttctttttttactCGACCTGCACCCAAAGCGTAAAGATAAACGCTTTGTTTATTGTATCGCATACCACAGATACGTATCATGGTTTTGtcctctgtgaatgttgtgttttcttttgtttagccATGTGAGCAATGCTCTTCATCAATCCACTGAAACATGTTCGGTGCAGTGTCAAGTGTAGGCAGAAGTATAGTTCCTCGGCCAAACCGGAATCGGTActatgatatatttttttgagcccattatgtatttattgaagccgaaaaatacaacatatatacccataatATCATTACAGAGACAAAAAAGCagctcatgggatatatatatatatatatatatatatatgatgtaTTTCGTATTCAACTGTGTCACATGCAAACAATGAGCAACACAGTGCGGATTTCAGGCTGAAGAACCTTCTTCTTTGTGAGGAACGCGACTGTCCTCCGGAGAAACATAACTCCTTGAAGAAAATAATCGATCCGAGGAGCAGCCTTTCAGgagtgtgtgggggtggggatggCGGACGGATGGTGGACTGAGAataggggcggggggggggggggtctttggCCGGCGgggacatttaattttttttagacTTAAGTGCTGAATTTTGTTTCCCGAAGGTGAGATTGAGAGCCAACAtattgttgtcttttttttttattaaaacataTTCGATTACACTAATATATGTTGCCAACGACCAAATCTTGTCGAAGCTAGATGTATTACTCCTATTCAGTTTTGACCCAGTGCCTTTTTTACTGGTAGGTCACCACAACGACTGCTTCCTGGCGTCTGACACAGACTATGGTACCTACAGCGACAAGGCCGTAGAGTACCCCTATCTGGCAAGTGATACCCGGTACTGCATCATGGGTGGCGAGACGTGTGGAGTCACGACGAATCATAGGTACCCCTGGGAAGATTGTCCCCTTGTTCTACTGTTTTCTCAAACATTTTGAAAACTAAATGCTTTTTTATCACCGTGAAATTAATGCGGTTGAGATAATGTACCTCTTTGGAGATGGTCGTCTTTTCTTATGTTTGTCTTTTCAGTAATatcattgattgattaattgattgattttacagacacacagtcaagcttgtataatttctcttttagagatgaataaagattattgtattgtattgtattgtagatGTTGGAGAGTACCAATTACCTTAAAAGGACAGCCCTCGTAGAGACATGAAAATAACAGAACAGTGGTCGTGATTTTTGTGTTGCTAAAGGCATTCAGTCATAACTAACCCTATGAAGGGCAGCAGCGGTAgttaaaagaacaagaacatgaTTAGAAAGAATATATCTCATCAGTAGCTAAGACAAGAACTGTCTGCAGAAAGTTGATTTGAAGTTTGGGTGAATTAAGCAAGAAAAGTAACAATGAAATAATTAAGAAGGGACATTTTACTTATTCACTGAATTTTTTGCGATCTTCTGGTGATGTATCGGCCTCAAATGTTCTCATCGCCGATAGCTCTATACGTTAAAGACTTATGTCCTTATAAATTTACTCTTGCTAACTATCGACAAGAATGTTGctatgatttttttcttcaagtttCGGCAATTCTTGGAAGTTTTTGGCAGTCTTTGGTGGAACCAAAATACGATGATAATTATTGTCTGCGATTGGAAATagttaaaataaaatgtgtCAGTGTTTAGTCTGACTGCCAATGCCAAAGAGCATGCTCGTATTGTACATCACAATTGCATTCAAGTGTGGGGTTTTCGTTGTAGGCACGAATGTCCCACTGCCACGAAAGAGCTGGCGATGTTTCACTGGACCTACCTGAACCAAGACTACAACGGAGACGTGCTGAACGTGTGGAAGAATCAAGGCTGCTACGAAGACGTGCACAGGCGTCTCGGGTACAGGCTGACCATTCAAAAGGTatgaacctcccccccccccccacccctccccctcttcttccACCCTCCCTGTAATGCTCGGGAACGAACCCGTGTGCATGTTTGTAAACGTGTGTTTGAGTACATGTTACATGCATATGTTTATATATTACGATTTGGCTACCTtgtgcctgtttgtttgtttgttacatttGAAGTTGCATGTATACATGTCTATCTTCATATGCAAACTCACAACCATCTTGGGCGTTAAAGCACATGCATGGTCACGTGAGGCTTATGCATACGGATATTTTAGATAGTGATCATGAAACGGGGTGTTTTCCTGACGATTGATTTTTGTTACATGATAAAGAGAGTGGTTTTCCCCCACAAGTGGTAGCTATAGCTTAATCTGTGCTATGTACGCCGCCGTCTTTCTGTAAAGTTTAAATTAGCTGTATGATATCACCAGGCCATCCTTCCTAAGACTGCCCGTGTGGACGACAACTTGTGTTTCCACCTGGAGTTCAAAAACACTGGCTACGCTGCCCCCGTGAAGCATCTCAAGTTCTATTTTATACTCGAGTCTTCCCATGGGTAAGTTTTCAGATACCTGGTTATTTTGTGCTGAAAGTTACACACATGATTGCTTAATTGTGAATCTACTTTGACAATAGCAGTAACAGTCACTCGTATAGCAAGCAAAAGATAAATTCAATTTACATGACCAAAGGTGTGCATGTTTcagcagcagtcagtacaaggtgTGCATGTTTCAGCAGTTAGTACACGGTGTGCATGTTAcagcagcagtcagtacaaggtgTGCATGTTTCAGCAGTTAGTACACGGTGTGCATGttacagcagtcagtacaaggtgtgcatgttacggcagtcagtacaaggtgtgcatgttacggcagtcagtacaaggtgtgcatgtttcagcagcagtcagtacaaggtgtgcatgtttcagcagcagtcagtacaaggtgtgcatgtttcagcagtcagtacaaggtgtgcatgtttcagcagcagtcagtacaaggtgCGCATGtttcagcagtcagtacaaggtgtgcatgtcacagcagtcagtacaaggtgtgcatgtcacagcagtcagtacaaggtgtgcatgtcacagcagtcagtacaaggtgTGCATATTTcagcagcagtcagtacaaggtgCGCATGtttcagcagtcagtacaatgTGTGCATGTcacagcagtcagtacaaggtgTGCATGTTACAGCAGTAAGTACAATGTGTGCATGttacagcagtcagtacaaggtgtgcatgttacagcagtcagtacaaaggtgtgcatgttacagcagtcagtacaaggcGTGCATGTTTCAGCAGCAGTCAGCACGCGGCCCAAGTGACAGATGTGGACGTGAGGGACTGGCAGCCTggctacacacacactgtctcttcCAACGTTCAACTCACGCACTTTTCTGAAGGTCACTACAAGGTACAGAATCCAGATACTTTTTCgtaatattttttaaatgtgttctggtatttaagcGTCTTGCAGCCGAAACCTCTTTGACTATTAGAAATTGTTCTGCAAGTTCCACTGGTATCAGGTGCACAAATTAGGACAAATCAAAGCTAAACATGAAATGCAAGGAGAATAGACaaatttcggaaataactctgtcggattCGTATGCGTTCTAAAAGAGTggatacccttgctttttcgggGATTAAAAATCGACACGTGGTTCTTGTATGGCTtacacgtgtttgagacacatCCACTCGCTAGTAACTGGCTATACTGTCACGTGGGGAAGTTTATATAAAACCAATAATTTGTTAGGCTTCAAGCAAAGTATTTTCAGTTTTGTACAATACTGACCTAGAGGGAAGGGTACAGAGATTACGCATAAAGAAACACTACGACCACGCATTTAACATTGTTGAAAGGTGTTCGTGGCGCTGAGTGACCCCCTGATGGGTGACCGTGCTGACTACAACGTGTTACTGGCCACCACGGGTGTTCCTCTCTACACACAGGGTCTCAATGACCTGGGACACACCGTCTTTGTGAGTGTTGTTTGATTTACTGCACACTAATCAGACAGAtatttctttgttgtttgtcGTGTTTTGcgcgtcttcttcttctctttttgcTGTGCTTGTTGGTCTCGTATTATAATTGCACTTGTTATTTTGTGTTATTATCGTtatttttttgcacgagtaggcTTCTATATACAGGGCCAACCCCactcactacacacacacatacataccgtTTTCGGTGCAGGGGGGGGGTATCTTTGTATTTTGATTCtacatgtattgtgtgtgttcatgcctTCAAAGGCAACTTCTCTGGGATGCTTTCGGCGTCTTTATCTCTTGCTCTTGTTCTTCAATTGATATACGTCTGTTTTCTTGCGTCACCAAAACAGATTACACTCTATGCGggttttgttctttcttctaCACATTTGGTGTATTTGTTTCCAAAAACATTGTCAGTAAAAGACATTGCATGTTTATGTTGCCTGACTAATCAATGTTGTCACGTCCTCCATCATGTTTTTTGCATTGAGTGTCTGCTCTTAATGTTTCACGACACTTCATTTTAATACAATCTTCTGGAACTTTTTTGTCTGCAGGTATCTGGTCACCACACAGCCTCCACGCACTGTACTTCAATGCCGTATTGGACACCACCGACACATGGACACAATTCCAGAGTATTCAAAGGTGCGATGGCCATTTGtgaagaaatataaaaaaaatgtacactccccccccccctctaccccCTCCTTAATTGTtcccaaagaaaacaaaaaggaaTTAAAAGAATCAATGTCACATTttgtcacacaggcacacgTTTCTGGGTGTTTGAATTTTGCACAATGTGTAAAGTTTATAATGTCTAAACCGCGTAAAAACTATAACTACATCGTCATCGAATGGCatcgggtgttttttttaatgattgtaaTTTCATACGTTTGAAGGGCAGAATGTCGCATTATGTTGAATATGTTCTACAAACCTTG carries:
- the LOC138976333 gene encoding uncharacterized protein isoform X3, which codes for MCLLCRFPHRFKHKSLLDHLRSNNGVTLVLRVFVLDSFVSSSISTDFLNKIRHDLDVVDSAGFTAVLRFCYTLTLRQPPPYGDASKSMVLRHISQLKPIFHQYERVITSIEAGFIGTWGEWYYTDHFGMANFDAPGHDPATGLSSQALRDRKDVVLALLHAAPKSIQIQLRTPQQKMHAIGTVPAKRQDMQSGNDNARSGHHNDCFLASDTDYGTYSDKAVEYPYLASDTRYCIMGGETCGVTTNHRHECPTATKELAMFHWTYLNQDYNGDVLNVWKNQGCYEDVHRRLGYRLTIQKAILPKTARVDDNLCFHLEFKNTGYAAPVKHLKFYFILESSHGSSQHAAQVTDVDVRDWQPGYTHTVSSNVQLTHFSEGHYKVFVALSDPLMGDRADYNVLLATTGVPLYTQGLNDLGHTVFVSGHHTASTHCTSMPYWTPPTHGHNSRVFKGSFR
- the LOC138976333 gene encoding uncharacterized protein isoform X2; protein product: MSVLGGVIAICLWIQAANADGCASCVDSHTVSSTYTVKMYHESHEHVENPHRGFLGHTETKASHHSPLTKSLLDHLRSNNGVTLVLRVFVLDSFVSSSISTDFLNKIRHDLDVVDSAGFTAVLRFCYTLTLRQPPPYGDASKSMVLRHISQLKPIFHQYERVITSIEAGFIGTWGEWYYTDHFGMANFDAPGHDPATGLSSQALRDRKDVVLALLHAAPKSIQIQLRTPQQKMHAIGTVPAKRQDMQSGNDNARSGHHNDCFLASDTDYGTYSDKAVEYPYLASDTRYCIMGGETCGVTTNHRHECPTATKELAMFHWTYLNQDYNGDVLNVWKNQGCYEDVHRRLGYRLTIQKAILPKTARVDDNLCFHLEFKNTGYAAPVKHLKFYFILESSHGSQHAAQVTDVDVRDWQPGYTHTVSSNVQLTHFSEGHYKVFVALSDPLMGDRADYNVLLATTGVPLYTQGLNDLGHTVFVSGHHTASTHCTSMPYWTPPTHGHNSRVFKGSFR
- the LOC138976333 gene encoding uncharacterized protein isoform X1, with protein sequence MSVLGGVIAICLWIQAANADGCASCVDSHTVSSTYTVKMYHESHEHVENPHRGFLGHTETKASHHSPLTKSLLDHLRSNNGVTLVLRVFVLDSFVSSSISTDFLNKIRHDLDVVDSAGFTAVLRFCYTLTLRQPPPYGDASKSMVLRHISQLKPIFHQYERVITSIEAGFIGTWGEWYYTDHFGMANFDAPGHDPATGLSSQALRDRKDVVLALLHAAPKSIQIQLRTPQQKMHAIGTVPAKRQDMQSGNDNARSGHHNDCFLASDTDYGTYSDKAVEYPYLASDTRYCIMGGETCGVTTNHRHECPTATKELAMFHWTYLNQDYNGDVLNVWKNQGCYEDVHRRLGYRLTIQKAILPKTARVDDNLCFHLEFKNTGYAAPVKHLKFYFILESSHGSSQHAAQVTDVDVRDWQPGYTHTVSSNVQLTHFSEGHYKVFVALSDPLMGDRADYNVLLATTGVPLYTQGLNDLGHTVFVSGHHTASTHCTSMPYWTPPTHGHNSRVFKGSFR